One Phaseolus vulgaris cultivar G19833 chromosome 11, P. vulgaris v2.0, whole genome shotgun sequence genomic window carries:
- the LOC137830411 gene encoding large ribosomal subunit protein bL12c-like, translated as MASTTLTTLTLRSLSCPTPSSYPAHLSAKPSLQFPNIFHRATTATRRARIVVSAVEAPEKITKLGDEIAGLTLEEAKNLVDFLQDKLGVSAAAFAPVAVAAPGGAAADAAPVVEEKTEFDVVIEEVPSNARIAVIKSVRALTSLALKEAKELIEGLPKKFKEGVSKEEAEDAKKQLEEAGAKIAIV; from the coding sequence ATGGCTTCAACAACTTTAACAACCCTTACCCTTCGCTCCCTATCTTGTCCTACACCCTCCTCTTACCCTGCGCACCTCTCCGCCAAACCCTCTCTCCAATTCCCCAACATCTTCCACCGCGCCACCACCGCCACGCGCCGGGCCCGCATCGTCGTCTCTGCCGTCGAAGCGCCGGAGAAAATCACTAAGCTCGGCGACGAAATCGCCGGACTCACCCTCGAGGAGGCGAAGAACCTCGTGGACTTCCTCCAGGACAAACTCGGGGTCTCCGCAGCGGCCTTTGCTCCCGTTGCCGTAGCTGCTCCCGGAGGAGCTGCGGCGGATGCGGCGCCGGTGGTGGAGGAGAAGACGGAGTTCGATGTGGTGATCGAGGAGGTGCCGAGCAACGCGAGAATAGCGGTGATTAAGTCTGTAAGAGCGTTGACGAGCCTGGCGCTGAAGGAGGCGAAGGAGTTGATCGAAGGGTTGCCGAAGAAGTTCAAGGAAGGGGTTTCGAAGGAAGAAGCTGAAGATGCGAAGAAGCAACTTGAAGAAGCTGGTGCAAAGATTGCCATTGTTTAG
- the LOC137824118 gene encoding NADH dehydrogenase [ubiquinone] 1 beta subcomplex subunit 2 yields the protein MGGHGDSTTYKGVTIHHPKRWHTITGKGLCAVMWFWVMYRAKQDAPVVLGWRHPWEGHHDDHGKGH from the exons ATGGGAGGACACGGCGATAGCACAACCTACAAAGGTGTTACCATTCATCACCCAAAGCGATGGCACACCATCACCGGCAAGGGTTTGTGCGCGGTCATGTG GTTTTGGGTAATGTACAGGGCAAAGCAAGATGCTCCTGTTGTATTG GGCTGGAGGCACCCGTGGGAGGGTCATCATGATGATCATGGCAAGGGGCATTAG
- the LOC137836657 gene encoding serine carboxypeptidase-like 34, with protein MALSSLISNILLLLLLSFTKAALAASKLSVSDHDNYLSREVLAEQEADRVYGLPGQPPVKFRQYAGYITVNETNGRALFYWFFEATHKPHKKPVLLWLNGGPGCSSIGYGEAEELGPFFPQDSSKPKLMLNPYSWNNAANLLFLESPVGVGFSYTNTSKDLDELGDANTAKDSHTFIVKWFRRFPQFRSHKFYIAGESYGGHYVPQLSELIFDMNLNRAKKDYINFQGFMIGNAALDDETDQKGLVEYAWDHGVISDALYHNLTTQCDFRRRNQSDECRDDMVKFFEAYDVIDMYSLYTPTCLVDIDSTAPVVRTPRTFSKLNEWRRKPAGYDPCASDYTDVYLNRPEVQNALHANVTNISYPWTHCGSIVWNESPPSILPVIKKLVAGGLRIWVFSGDTDGRVPVTGTRYTLKKLGLPIVQDWTPWYTSQQVGGWRMVYEGLTFVTIRGAGHEVPVYTPKPALQMLRHFLANKQLPSKPI; from the exons ATGGCTTTGTCTTCACTTATTTCCAATATTCTTCTTCTGCTTCTTCTCTCTTTCACCAAAGCAGCTTTAGCTGCATCAAAGCTTTCAGTATCTGATCATGATAATTATCTTAGCCGAGAAGTACTTGCAGAACAAGAAGCTGATAGAGTTTATGGATTACCAGGGCAACCACCAGTGAAGTTCAGACAATATGCAGGTTATATCACAGTCAATGAAACTAATGGAAGAGCACTGTTTTATTGGTTCTTtgaggccactcacaaaccacACAAAAAACCTGTTCTCTTATGGCTCAATGGAG GCCCAGGTTGTTCCTCAATTGGTTATGGAGAAGCAGAGGAGCTAGGACCCTTCTTTCCCCAGGACAGTAGCAAGCCAAAGCTGATGTTGAACCCTTATTCATGGAACAATG CTGCCaatcttttgtttttggaaagCCCTGTTGGAGTGGGATTCTCCTACACCAACACCAGCAAGGATTTGGATGAGCTTGGTGACGCCAATACTG CTAAAGattcacacaccttcatagtcAAGTGGTTTAGGAGATTTCCACAATTCAGATCACACAAGTTCTACATTGCTGGCGAAAGCTATGGAG GGCACTACGTTCCACAACTCTCGGAGCTCATTTTCGACATGAATCTCAATCGTGCCAAGAAAGACTACATCAACTTCCAAGGATTCATG ATTGGAAATGCAGCATTGGACGACGAAACAGATCAAAAGGGTTTGGTAGAGTATGCCTGGGATCATGGAGTGATATCTGATGCGTTATACCATAACCTTACAACCCAATGCGATTTCAGAAGACGAAATCAATCAGATGAATGCAGAGACGACATGGTTAAGTTCTTCGAGGCGTATGACGTTATTGACATGTATAGCTTGTACACTCCCACATGTCTCGTCGACATCGATAGCACAGCCCCTGTCGTCAGAACCCCACGAACCTTTTCCAAACTC AACGAGTGGCGTAGAAAACCAGCAGGCTATGATCCCTGTGCATCCGATTACACTGATGTTTACCTAAACAGGCCAGAAGTCCAAAACGCACTACATGCCAATGTCACCAATATTTCCTATCCATGGACTCACTGCGG TAGCATCGTTTGGAATGAGTCACCACCTTCCATCCTTCCTGTCATCAAGAAGCTTGTAGCTGGTGGTCTTCGCATTTGGGTTTTCAG TGGAGATACAGATGGAAGAGTTCCTGTGACTGGAACCAGATACACTCTCAAAAAGTTGGGCCTCCCCATTGTTCAAGATTGGACTCCCTGGTACACTAGCCAACAG GTAGGAGGGTGGAGAATGGTGTATGAAGGACTTACTTTTGTGACCATAAGAGGTGCTGGGCATGAAGTTCCAGTCTACACTCCCAAACCAGCTCTGCAGATGCTACGACACTTCCTTGCAAATAAGCAATTACCATCTAAACCAATTtaa
- the LOC137835787 gene encoding serine carboxypeptidase-like 34, whose product MAFSSLISNILLLLLLSFTKTAFAVSKLSVSDHDSYSSRKVLAEQEADRVYGLPGQPPVKFKQYAGYITVNETHGRALFYWFFEATQKPEEKPVLLWLNGGPGCSSIGYGEAEELGPFFLQDSSQPKLKLNPYSWNNAVNLLFLESPVGVGFSYTNTSSDISELGDAITAKDSHTFIINWFRRFPQFRSHKFYIAGESYAGHYVPQLSELIFDNNLNHAEKDYINFKGFLIGNALLDDETDQKGMIDYAWDHAVISDALYHNITAICDFKRPIQNQTTECNVELNKYFDVYKIIDMYSLYTPRCFSNLSSTTTKEPSQIFSKLNGWQRNRAGYDPCASDYTEVYLNRPEVQEALHANVTKIPYPWTHCSDNITFWNDSPESILPVLKKLIAGGIRIWVYSGDTDGRIPVTATRYTLRKLGLGIVEDWRAWYTSRQVGGWSIVYDGLTFVTIRGAGHQVPTFTPKQALQLLQHFIDNKKLPSQPI is encoded by the exons ATGGCTTTCTCTTCACTTATTTCCAATATTCTTCTTCTGCTTCTTCTCTCTTTCACCAAAACAGCTTTTGCTGTGTCAAAGCTTTCAGTATCTGATCATGATAGTTATTCTAGTCGGAAAGTACTTGCAGAACAAGAAGCTGATAGAGTTTATGGATTACCAGGGCAACCACCAGTGAAGTTCAAACAATATGCAGGTTATATCACAGTCAATGAAACTCATGGAAGAGCACTGTTTTATTGGTTCTTTGAAGCCACTCAAAAACCAGAAGAAAAACCAGTTCTCTTGTGGCTCAATGGAG GGCCTGGTTGTTCTTCAATTGGTTATGGAGAAGCAGAGGAGCTAGGACCCTTCTTTCTCCAAGACAGTAGCCAGCCAAAGCTGAAATTGAACCCTTATTCATGGAACAATG CTGTCAATCTTCTGTTTTTGGAAAGCCCTGTTGGAGTGGGATTTTCCTACACCAACACCAGCAGTGATATAAGTGAGCTTGGTGACGCCATTACTG CTAAAGATTCACACACCTTTATCATCAACTGGTTTAGGAGGTTCCCACAGTTCAGATCACACAAGTTCTACATTGCTGGTGAAAGCTATGCAG GGCACTATGTTCCACAACTTTCTGAGCTTATCTTCGATAATAATCTCAACCATGCTGAGAAAGACTACATCAACTTCAAAGGATTTCTG ATTGGAAATGCATTATTGGACGATGAAACGGATCAAAAGGGTATGATAGATTATGCATGGGATCATGCAGTGATATCAGATGCACTGTACCATAATATCACAGCCATATGCGATTTCAAACGTCCAATTCAAAACCAAACAACTGAATGCAACGTTGAATTGAACAAGTACTTTGATGTGTACAAGATTATTGACATGTATAGCTTGTACACTCCCAGGTGTTTCAGCAACCTCAGCAGCACCACCACAAAGGAACCTTCTCAAATTTTTTCAAAACTT AATGGGTGGCAGAGAAACCGAGCTGGATATGATCCCTGTGCATCAGATTACACTGAAGTTTACCTGAACAGACCAGAAGTCCAAGAGGCACTGCATGCCAATGTCACAAAAATTCCCTATCCATGGACTCACTGCAG TGATAACATCACATTTTGGAATGACTCACCAGAGTCCATTCTTCCGGTCCTCAAGAAGCTTATTGCTGGTGGTATTCGCATTTGGGTTTACAG TGGAGATACTGATGGAAGAATTCCAGTAACAGCAACAAGATACACACTGAGAAAGTTGGGGCTTGGGATTGTGGAGGATTGGAGGGCATGGTATACTAGCAGACAG GTGGGAGGATGGAGCATTGTGTATGATGGTCTTACTTTTGTTACCATAAGAGGTGCTGGGCATCAAGTTCCTACTTTCACTCCCAAGCAAGCTCTGCAATTACTTCAACATTTCATAGACAATAAGAAATTACCATCTCAACCAATTTAA